In Symbiobacterium terraclitae, a genomic segment contains:
- the tadA gene encoding tRNA adenosine(34) deaminase TadA — translation MTDEAYMREALAEARKAAALGEVPIGAVLVRAGEILVRAHNLRETTHDATAHAEVLAIREAGRLLGGWRLTGCTLYVTLEPCPMCAGALLQSRLDRVVFGARDPKAWADRSLLEILQNPGLNHQVEVREGVLASECGEVVRDFFRARRRPAQQDWR, via the coding sequence GTGACCGACGAGGCCTATATGCGAGAGGCGCTCGCCGAGGCCCGGAAGGCGGCGGCGCTGGGCGAGGTGCCCATCGGCGCCGTGCTGGTGCGCGCCGGCGAGATCCTGGTGCGGGCGCACAACCTGCGGGAGACCACCCACGACGCCACGGCGCACGCGGAGGTGCTGGCCATCCGCGAGGCCGGCCGCCTGCTGGGCGGATGGCGGCTCACCGGCTGCACCCTCTACGTCACCCTCGAGCCCTGCCCGATGTGCGCCGGCGCCCTGCTGCAGAGCCGCCTCGACCGCGTGGTCTTCGGCGCCCGCGACCCCAAGGCCTGGGCCGACCGCTCCCTGCTGGAGATCCTGCAGAACCCCGGCCTCAACCATCAGGTCGAGGTGCGCGAGGGCGTGCTGGCCAGCGAGTGCGGCGAGGTGGTGCGCGACTTCTTCCGGGCGCGCCGGCGTCCGGCACAACAGGACTGGAGATAG